The following are from one region of the Littorina saxatilis isolate snail1 linkage group LG2, US_GU_Lsax_2.0, whole genome shotgun sequence genome:
- the LOC138958761 gene encoding uncharacterized protein isoform X1: MVGGQSQLLPPHFSVNCFPGADRSQVIFSGPDGLAPHRSHRLAEQRPVGTKAHTSEATGDLNYLFRPPALVLGTPVHLRSRSSQPGEIGWHCYLFRDSGPYSTGHQVLETTPTTDYQGGQRPDQATTRLLLSTPAQQEACLLQGQPSGCNRAPAYNATVPMVGQDGHSQRRQGATPTTDYQDGQRPDKATTLRHPTATAQLGACLLQGETSGCHRAPPYYATAPMTGQDGHPQGRLGAFPTTDCQGGQRPDQATTQLLSTPAQQEACLLQGQPSGCHRTSAYYATVPMAGQDGHSQRRQGATPRTDYQGGQRFDQASTRLLLSTPAQREACLLQGQPSGCHRDPAYYTTVPMVGQDGYSQGRQGATPTTDYQGGQRSDQATTQRHPTAPAQLGACLLQGQPSSCHRAPAYHATVPCSPLPQQRQSFTPHFYTPNPAPSNPPARQQHTGGFPRDRWNQQRSYLSQQSSHRNPNQRHRISLPQQHLSFMGF, from the exons ATGGTTGGAGGACAGAGTCAACTTTTGCCTCCACACTTTTCAGTCAATTGTTTTCCTGGTGCAGATCGTAGCCAGGTGATATTTTCAG GTCCTGATGGCTTAGCTCCCCACCGCTCGCATCGGCTTGCAGAGCAGCGTCCCGTGGGCACCAAGGCCCACACGTCGGAAGCTACCGGGGACCTCAATTATCTGTTCAGACCCCCCGCCCTCGTCCTCGGCACCCCCGTGCACTTACGTTCACGCTCCTCCCAGCCCGGGGAGATTGGCTGGCACTGCTACCTCTTCCGAGACTCGGGACCCTACAGTACTGGTCACCAGGTTTTG GAAACCACTCCGACGACAGATTATCAGGGTGGCCAACGACCCGACCAGGCGACAACGCGACTTCTTCTTTCAACACCGGCGCAACAGGAAGCATGCCTACTTCAAGGGCAACCGTCTGGTTGCAACCGGGCCCCTGCGTACAACGCTACGGTCCCGATGGTAGGACAAGATGGACATTCTCAAAGACGGCAGGGAGCTACTCCGACGACAGATTATCAGGATGGCCAACGACCTGACAAGGCGACAACGCTACGTCATCCAACAGCAACGGCGCAACTGGGAGCATGCCTACTTCAAGGGGAAACGTCTGGTTGTCACCGGGCCCCTCCGTACTATGCCACGGCCCCGATGACAGGACAAGATGGACATCCTCAAGGACGGCTGGGAGCCTTTCCGACGACAGATTGTCAGGGTGGCCAACGACCTGACCAGGCGACAACGCAACTTCTTTCAACACCGGCGCAACAGGAAGCATGCCTACTTCAAGGACAACCGTCTGGTTGTCACCGGACTTCCGCGTACTATGCAACGGTCCCGATGGCAGGACAAGATGGACATTCTCAAAGACGGCAAGGAGCCACTCCGAGGACAGATTATCAGGGTGGCCAACGATTTGACCAGGCGTCAACGCGACTTCTTCTTTCAACACCGGCGCAACGGGAAGCATGCCTACTTCAAGGACAACCGTCTGGTTGCCACCGGGACCCTGCATACTATACAACGGTCCCGATGGTAGGACAAGATGGATATTCTCAAGGACGACAGGGAGCCACTCCGACGACAGATTATCAGGGTGGCCAACGATCTGACCAGGCGACAACGCAACGTCATCCAACAGCACCGGCGCAACTGGGAGCATGCCTACTTCAAGGGCAACCGTCTAGTTGTCACCGCGCCCCTGCGTACCACGCCACGGTCCCCTGCAGCCCACTCCCACAGCAGCGACAGTCGTTTACCCCCCATTTCTACACACCCAACCCTGCCCCCTCAAACCCTCCAGCAAGGCAGCAGCACACGGGCGGGTTTCCGCGTGATCGCTGGAACCAGCAGAGAAGTTATCTGAGTCAGCAGAGTTCCCACAGAAACCCCAACCAGAGACATAGAATTTCTCTGCCCCAACAACACCTATCATTCATGGGGTTTTAG
- the LOC138958762 gene encoding DPY30 domain-containing protein 1-like, translating into MDAGYLKREMGKPLQRCLAEVAEKRPYDPIEFIAHWLYKFTANRKYEESVKAEAEQLVREQQEYELQLERQERMREEAERLAEIEAERKKEEEEQRAREAASALKLITVEEREEPYVPPAEGGEEGEAGAEKPAEGGEEGEAPAADVEAPAAEEEAAAPAEEAPAEGGETTE; encoded by the exons ATGGATGCAGGATACCTGAAGCGTGAAATGGGGAAACCCTTGCAAAGATGTTTGGCAGAAGTTGCAGAGAAGCGACCGTATGATCCCATTGAGTTCATCGCACACTGGCTCTACAAGTTCACAGCTAACAGGAAATATGAAGAATCG GTGAAAGCAGAGGCTGAACAGCTGGTCAGGGAACAGCAGGAATATGAACTGCAGCTGGAACGACAAGAACGCATGAGGGAGGAGGCTGAACGGCTGGCTGAGATTGAGGCAGAGAGGAAAAAG gaggaggaggagcagagGGCACGTGAGGCAGCTTCAGCGTTAAAATTGATTACAGTGGAGGAGAGGGAGGAACCATATGTACCG CCTGCAGAGGGGGGTGAAGAAGGAGAGGCAGGGGCAGAGAAGCCAGCAGaaggaggggaggagggggaggcaCCTGCCGCAGACGTGGAAGCACCGGCTGCAGAGGAGGAAGCAGCAGCACCGGCGGAAGAGGCACCGGCTGAAGGAGGGGAGACTACTGAATAG